One window of Marinomonas primoryensis genomic DNA carries:
- a CDS encoding LysR family transcriptional regulator yields MKAPRVTLEQWRVLQCVVDKGGFAQAAEALHKSQSSVSYTVAKLQEQLGYPLLIIEGRKAKLTERGEVLLRRSRHLIKEAVDLEALAHTLGQGWEPELELVVDQAFPTPALLRALKAFEPQSQGTQVQLKEAVLSGGEEALRKGSPDLVLSSIVPKGYLADPIVEVEMIAVAATSHLLHKEADPINNERLSRELQIVIRDSASESSIDAGWLGTDRRWTVSSVQSALEIVTSGIGFAWLPKADLEYALQSGKLKKLRLISGSERSFHMYAIFGKGERTGPATRLLVELLQAECNACPRRSALSPSPLTP; encoded by the coding sequence ATGAAAGCCCCAAGAGTCACCCTAGAGCAATGGCGTGTATTGCAATGTGTTGTCGATAAAGGGGGGTTCGCTCAAGCGGCAGAAGCGCTCCATAAAAGTCAGTCTTCGGTCAGTTATACCGTGGCAAAACTGCAAGAGCAGCTAGGTTATCCTTTATTAATCATTGAAGGGCGAAAAGCGAAGCTGACAGAGCGCGGTGAAGTGTTATTGCGCCGTTCACGCCATTTAATAAAGGAAGCGGTAGATTTAGAAGCGCTTGCTCATACGTTGGGACAGGGTTGGGAGCCAGAGTTGGAGCTAGTGGTTGATCAGGCATTTCCGACTCCCGCTCTATTGCGTGCTTTAAAAGCCTTTGAGCCACAAAGCCAAGGGACACAGGTGCAGTTGAAAGAAGCCGTGCTTAGTGGCGGTGAAGAAGCACTCCGAAAAGGAAGTCCAGATTTGGTACTCAGTTCAATCGTACCTAAAGGTTACCTTGCCGATCCGATTGTGGAAGTTGAAATGATCGCTGTGGCGGCCACGAGTCATCTATTGCATAAAGAAGCTGACCCGATTAACAACGAACGCTTAAGTCGAGAGTTACAAATTGTCATACGAGACTCGGCATCCGAGAGTTCAATTGACGCTGGGTGGCTGGGTACTGATCGTCGTTGGACCGTATCTAGCGTGCAGTCTGCTTTAGAAATAGTCACCAGTGGCATTGGCTTTGCGTGGCTACCAAAGGCCGATTTGGAATACGCACTGCAAAGTGGAAAACTCAAAAAATTGAGATTAATCTCTGGTAGCGAGCGTAGCTTTCACATGTATGCCATCTTCGGTAAAGGGGAGCGAACCGGTCCAGCGACGCGTCTTTTGGTAGAACTTCTTCAGGCGGAATGCAATGCTTGCCCTAGACGTTCTGCTCTTTCTCCATCGCCGCTTACGCCTTAA
- the tviB gene encoding Vi polysaccharide biosynthesis UDP-N-acetylglucosamine C-6 dehydrogenase TviB: MKKIAVIGLGYVGLPLAVEFGRKQQVVGFDINQSRVSELLLGKDSTLEVTSEELEKSSLLKFSSNIEDIKDCNIYIVTVPTPIDESNAPDLTPLRKASSMLAAIIKPNDIVIYESTVYPGATEEVCIPIIEKASGLKFNVDFFAGYSPERINPGDKINTLTKIKKITSGSTPEIAKFVDDLYKSIIIAGTHSASSIKVAEAAKVIENTQRDLNIAIINEFAKIFNILKIDTQEVLDAAGTKWNFLPFKPGLVGGHCISVDPYYLTHKAKEVGYQPEVILAGRRINDGMGQYTATQLVKAVSKQKIHVDEAKVLVLGFTFKGDCPDVRNTKIVDMVKELQSFNMNVDVYDHWANPEEVKHEYGIELIDELKNGYYDAIVLAVDHSDYKNWGEEKIRGFGKEKHVLYDVKYVLPYGQSDLRL, translated from the coding sequence ATGAAAAAAATTGCAGTGATTGGTTTGGGTTATGTGGGGTTGCCTCTCGCAGTAGAGTTTGGTCGGAAACAACAGGTGGTTGGCTTTGATATTAATCAGTCGCGTGTGAGTGAGCTTTTATTAGGTAAAGATTCGACCTTAGAGGTCACTTCTGAAGAGCTTGAAAAGTCATCGTTACTAAAGTTTTCGTCGAACATTGAAGATATAAAAGATTGTAATATTTATATCGTAACGGTTCCGACACCTATCGATGAAAGTAATGCTCCTGATTTAACACCGCTTCGTAAAGCTTCCTCTATGTTGGCGGCTATTATCAAACCAAATGATATTGTGATCTATGAGTCAACGGTTTACCCAGGGGCAACTGAAGAAGTCTGCATTCCTATTATTGAAAAAGCATCAGGTCTAAAGTTTAACGTTGATTTTTTTGCTGGCTACAGCCCAGAGCGTATTAATCCAGGGGATAAAATTAATACTTTAACAAAAATAAAAAAAATCACTTCTGGCTCTACGCCTGAGATTGCCAAATTTGTTGATGACCTATATAAATCAATTATTATTGCCGGAACTCACTCTGCAAGTTCTATCAAGGTTGCAGAAGCGGCGAAGGTTATAGAAAATACGCAGCGTGATTTGAATATCGCAATTATTAATGAGTTCGCTAAGATCTTTAATATTCTGAAAATAGATACACAAGAAGTGCTTGATGCCGCTGGAACTAAATGGAACTTTCTTCCTTTCAAACCCGGTCTAGTTGGCGGCCATTGTATTAGCGTTGATCCTTATTATTTGACTCATAAAGCTAAAGAAGTCGGTTATCAACCAGAGGTGATTTTAGCCGGTCGACGCATTAACGATGGCATGGGGCAATACACGGCAACTCAGCTCGTGAAGGCTGTATCTAAGCAAAAAATACACGTAGATGAAGCAAAAGTATTAGTACTGGGTTTTACCTTTAAAGGGGATTGTCCAGATGTACGTAATACAAAAATTGTCGATATGGTTAAAGAGTTACAAAGTTTCAATATGAATGTTGATGTTTATGATCATTGGGCGAACCCTGAAGAAGTTAAGCATGAGTATGGTATTGAGCTGATAGATGAACTTAAGAACGGCTACTACGATGCTATTGTTCTAGCTGTTGATCATTCAGATTATAAGAACTGGGGTGAAGAAAAAATTCGTGGTTTTGGCAAAGAAAAACATGTTCTTTATGATGTGAAATATGTTTTGCCTTATGGTCAGTCTGACTTACGTTTGTAG
- a CDS encoding REP-associated tyrosine transposase, with product MSDYIRSKRFGGTFFFTVTLKDRQSSLLVDHVDLLRESVRYVKSRRPFVIVAWVILPDHIHAVWRLPEGDNDFSRRWQLIKMLFTKKLKERTHRKTSVWQDRFWEHEIRNYEDLRAHINYCYLNPVKHGYVLSTADWPYSSFHRDAALGLFDIHWNGLL from the coding sequence ATGTCCGATTATATTAGAAGTAAGCGTTTTGGCGGTACATTTTTCTTTACCGTAACACTGAAGGATCGACAATCCTCTTTGCTGGTTGATCATGTTGACCTTTTGCGTGAGAGTGTCCGTTATGTAAAGTCTCGTCGACCGTTTGTTATTGTGGCTTGGGTTATCCTACCAGATCATATCCATGCTGTTTGGCGGCTGCCGGAAGGCGATAATGATTTTTCCCGACGATGGCAATTGATCAAGATGCTGTTTACCAAAAAGTTAAAAGAGAGAACACATCGTAAAACGAGTGTTTGGCAGGACCGCTTTTGGGAACATGAGATCCGAAACTATGAAGATTTGAGAGCCCATATTAATTATTGTTATTTAAACCCCGTTAAACATGGTTATGTGTTATCAACTGCTGATTGGCCATATTCAAGTTTTCATCGTGACGCGGCATTGGGGTTGTTTGATATTCATTGGAATGGTTTGTTGTAG
- the glmS gene encoding glutamine--fructose-6-phosphate transaminase (isomerizing), translating to MCGIVGAIARRNVSKILIEGLSRLEYRGYDSSGIAINNEDGVFSHRAVGKVQALKDKFDAQPLDGKMGIAHTRWATHGKPTEANAHPHFSGEDLALVHNGIIENHEPLRRELKAKGYEFKSETDTEVIVHLIHDALKTQPDLLKAVQATLTKLHGAFAIGVVQKDDNDRFIAARKGSPLVVGVGIEENFVASDQLALLHVTDQFIFLEEGDVVELTRDQVTIYDAKGEPQDRPISVFNHNVDATDKGEFRHYMMKEIYEQPKVISACLEGRISETKVLTSCFGADSGFLKEVENVHIVACGTSYHAGMVAKYWIEDLAGLPCSVEVASEYRYRKVAVPKKTLFLTLSQSGETADTLAALRMAKELGYLTTLAICNVPSSTLVRESALTLLTNAGTEIGVASTKAFTTQLTALLITSVAIAVENGLSAEKEKELVQAMRSLPAHVNDALLQDAHIKKVADRFANKTNALFLGRGTMFPIALEGSLKLKEISYIHAEAYPAGELKHGPLALVDEDMPIIALVPHNDMLDKLKSNLQEVAARGGELYVFADKDTDLHNEENIIFTEVPKVDSILEPIVHTIPLQLLSYHVAVVKGTDVDQPRNLAKSVTVE from the coding sequence ATGTGCGGAATAGTTGGCGCCATTGCGCGTCGTAACGTATCAAAAATTTTAATTGAAGGGCTTAGCCGCCTTGAATACCGTGGCTATGACTCTTCTGGTATTGCAATTAATAACGAAGATGGTGTGTTTTCGCATCGAGCAGTAGGCAAGGTACAAGCGCTAAAAGACAAGTTTGACGCTCAGCCGTTGGACGGGAAAATGGGAATTGCTCACACACGTTGGGCCACACATGGTAAGCCGACCGAAGCCAATGCCCATCCGCATTTTTCGGGTGAGGATCTCGCCTTGGTGCATAACGGTATTATTGAAAATCATGAGCCGTTACGCCGTGAATTGAAAGCCAAAGGTTATGAGTTTAAATCCGAAACCGACACCGAAGTGATTGTTCACCTGATTCACGATGCATTAAAAACGCAGCCCGACTTGCTTAAAGCAGTACAAGCGACTTTAACGAAATTGCATGGTGCGTTTGCTATTGGCGTCGTACAAAAAGACGATAATGATCGTTTTATTGCGGCGCGTAAAGGCAGCCCACTGGTTGTGGGTGTGGGGATTGAAGAGAACTTCGTGGCGTCAGATCAGCTTGCGCTATTACACGTGACCGACCAATTTATCTTCTTAGAAGAAGGGGATGTGGTTGAACTAACCCGTGATCAAGTGACTATCTATGACGCGAAAGGCGAGCCGCAAGATCGTCCAATCAGTGTGTTCAATCACAATGTCGATGCCACGGATAAAGGTGAATTTCGCCACTATATGATGAAAGAGATCTATGAACAGCCTAAAGTGATTAGCGCTTGTTTGGAAGGTCGCATTAGCGAAACGAAAGTATTAACCAGTTGTTTCGGTGCGGATTCAGGCTTCTTAAAAGAAGTAGAAAACGTCCACATCGTTGCTTGTGGTACCAGCTACCATGCTGGCATGGTGGCAAAATATTGGATTGAAGATTTAGCGGGCCTACCGTGCAGTGTGGAAGTGGCCAGCGAATACCGTTATCGAAAAGTGGCCGTACCGAAGAAAACCTTGTTTTTAACCTTATCGCAATCAGGTGAAACCGCCGATACGTTAGCCGCGTTGCGTATGGCAAAAGAATTGGGCTATCTGACAACCTTGGCCATTTGTAACGTACCATCCAGTACGCTGGTCCGTGAATCAGCACTCACTTTACTGACGAATGCAGGAACAGAAATTGGCGTAGCATCAACCAAAGCCTTTACTACTCAACTTACTGCGCTACTGATCACCAGTGTCGCCATTGCGGTGGAAAATGGCTTGTCAGCAGAGAAGGAAAAAGAGCTAGTTCAAGCCATGCGTTCTTTACCAGCTCATGTGAACGATGCGTTGTTACAAGATGCGCATATTAAGAAAGTGGCTGACCGCTTTGCTAATAAGACCAATGCTCTATTTTTGGGGCGCGGCACTATGTTCCCAATCGCCCTAGAAGGCTCTTTGAAACTGAAAGAAATTTCGTATATTCACGCAGAAGCGTACCCAGCCGGTGAGTTGAAACATGGGCCGCTAGCCTTGGTGGATGAAGATATGCCGATCATCGCACTAGTGCCGCACAACGACATGTTAGACAAACTCAAATCTAACTTACAGGAAGTGGCGGCTCGTGGTGGCGAGCTCTATGTTTTTGCCGACAAAGATACTGATTTGCACAACGAAGAAAACATCATTTTTACAGAAGTGCCAAAAGTGGACAGTATTCTAGAACCTATCGTTCATACTATTCCTTTGCAGCTTTTGTCATACCATGTTGCGGTAGTGAAAGGTACAGACGTAGACCAACCACGCAATTTGGCAAAAAGTGTTACGGTCGAATAA
- a CDS encoding MSMEG_1061 family FMN-dependent PPOX-type flavoprotein has translation MSKITNLTQLTERYSEVHPLALIKEIDVVEQHAATFIQNCPFVILSTADKNGFADVSPRGGDAGFIKVLDAKTIAFADSAGNNRLDSLRNIVERPDIGMLFMIPGIGEVVRIKGTASLHTDDELLNLFANNKKPPKLVVKISIHKLLFHCPKAIAIAKLWSEDNKVDRSFLPSLLRIIEDQVQK, from the coding sequence ATGAGTAAAATCACCAACCTAACGCAACTCACTGAACGCTATAGCGAAGTGCATCCTTTAGCATTAATCAAAGAAATTGATGTGGTCGAACAGCACGCGGCGACATTTATTCAGAACTGTCCGTTTGTTATTCTTTCGACAGCGGACAAAAATGGATTCGCTGATGTCTCGCCTCGTGGCGGAGACGCTGGGTTTATAAAGGTTTTGGATGCAAAAACCATCGCCTTTGCAGATTCTGCAGGCAACAACCGTTTGGACAGTTTGCGTAACATAGTAGAAAGACCAGACATCGGTATGCTTTTCATGATTCCTGGCATTGGAGAAGTCGTACGCATTAAAGGAACAGCCAGTTTACATACAGATGACGAACTACTGAATTTGTTTGCTAACAATAAGAAGCCACCTAAACTGGTCGTTAAAATAAGCATACATAAACTCCTGTTTCATTGCCCAAAAGCCATCGCTATTGCCAAGCTTTGGAGTGAAGACAATAAAGTGGATCGTTCATTCCTTCCGTCACTATTGCGTATTATTGAAGACCAAGTTCAGAAGTAG
- the glmU gene encoding bifunctional UDP-N-acetylglucosamine diphosphorylase/glucosamine-1-phosphate N-acetyltransferase GlmU, with protein sequence MTQDIVILAAGKGSRMKSAFSKVLHNIGGIAMVRRVLTTASALPESKLHLVVGHQGEQVEANCQDFSANIVWQNNPQGTGDALRRVAPFLRAGGATLTLYGDVPLIRASTLEKMTMLSTSNTLVLLTISLDNPTGYGRIVRDEQGRVTAIVEQKDASKSQLAIKEVNTGILLAPNNHLQTWLAALTNNNAQGEYYLTDVIAMAARDGVNIVTVNPENEAEVAGVNDRVQLAALERELQHQQAIALMQNGATLLDPSRIDVRGELITGNDVIIDVNCVFEGNVVLGDGVEIGPNCHLKNCSVGNNTIIKSNTLIEESQIGEACDIGPFARLRPGTQLANKAKIGNFVETKKAIIGEGSKVNHLSYIGDTEMGANVNVGAGTITCNYDGVNKYLTQVADNVFIGSNTSLVAPVQVAEGATIAAGSTITKHVGEKQLAFARARQTNKDNWPRPVLVKK encoded by the coding sequence ATGACTCAGGATATCGTAATTCTTGCTGCTGGCAAGGGTAGCCGAATGAAATCGGCCTTCTCTAAGGTGCTACACAATATTGGCGGGATCGCCATGGTTAGGCGAGTTCTTACAACAGCAAGTGCTTTACCTGAATCCAAATTACATCTAGTCGTAGGTCATCAAGGCGAGCAAGTTGAAGCCAATTGTCAGGATTTTTCAGCCAATATCGTTTGGCAAAATAATCCTCAAGGAACCGGCGATGCTTTACGCCGTGTCGCCCCCTTTCTTCGAGCTGGTGGTGCAACACTGACACTTTATGGCGATGTACCGCTCATTCGCGCCAGCACATTAGAAAAAATGACCATGTTGTCGACTTCTAATACTTTGGTCTTGTTAACCATTTCTCTAGATAACCCAACGGGTTACGGACGTATTGTACGTGATGAACAAGGCCGAGTGACGGCCATTGTTGAGCAGAAAGATGCGTCTAAAAGCCAGCTTGCTATTAAAGAAGTGAACACTGGTATTTTACTGGCGCCAAATAATCATCTTCAAACTTGGCTTGCTGCCCTAACAAACAATAACGCACAGGGTGAATACTATTTGACCGATGTGATTGCCATGGCCGCGCGTGATGGCGTTAATATTGTTACTGTCAATCCAGAAAACGAAGCCGAAGTAGCGGGTGTAAACGACCGTGTTCAGCTGGCGGCACTAGAGCGAGAATTACAACACCAACAAGCCATTGCCTTGATGCAAAACGGTGCGACTTTATTAGACCCATCGCGTATCGATGTCCGCGGTGAATTGATTACGGGTAACGACGTGATCATTGATGTGAATTGTGTGTTTGAAGGTAATGTCGTTTTAGGTGATGGTGTTGAAATCGGCCCAAACTGCCACCTTAAAAATTGCAGTGTTGGCAACAATACGATCATTAAAAGCAATACGTTAATTGAAGAAAGTCAGATCGGTGAAGCCTGTGATATAGGGCCGTTTGCACGTTTACGTCCAGGTACACAACTGGCTAATAAAGCGAAGATTGGTAATTTTGTTGAAACTAAGAAAGCCATCATTGGTGAAGGCAGCAAGGTGAATCATTTAAGCTACATTGGTGACACTGAAATGGGTGCCAATGTAAACGTCGGCGCAGGTACCATTACCTGTAACTACGATGGTGTGAATAAATATCTTACTCAAGTCGCCGATAACGTATTTATCGGTTCCAACACGTCATTGGTTGCACCAGTGCAAGTGGCGGAAGGCGCGACGATTGCGGCAGGTTCAACCATTACCAAGCACGTTGGCGAGAAGCAGCTAGCGTTTGCCCGGGCGCGACAAACCAACAAAGATAACTGGCCTAGGCCGGTACTTGTAAAAAAATAG
- a CDS encoding FMN-dependent NADH-azoreductase, which yields MTTLLRIDSSASGENSKSRQLANEFIEKWLAKNPDGNVVVRDVDANPLPHFTSETLGALFTPEENRSAEQKAIVAIGDELINELEAADVVTVSAPMYNFGIPSTLKSYFDYIARAGRTFKYTETGPVGLLNKDAYVFVASGSFLAETPMDHQVPYLNTFLGFIGITVKETFIAGGQALGEPGEESFNNAKAQIAVAV from the coding sequence ATGACGACTTTATTACGTATTGACTCTAGCGCTTCCGGCGAAAACTCAAAATCACGCCAACTAGCGAACGAATTCATTGAAAAATGGTTAGCAAAAAATCCTGACGGAAACGTGGTTGTGCGTGATGTTGATGCCAACCCACTACCACATTTCACTAGCGAAACATTGGGCGCCTTATTTACACCGGAAGAAAACCGTTCCGCAGAACAAAAAGCAATTGTTGCGATTGGAGATGAGCTGATTAATGAACTCGAAGCCGCGGATGTTGTCACCGTTTCAGCGCCTATGTACAACTTTGGTATCCCTTCTACGCTGAAGTCTTATTTTGACTATATTGCTCGCGCTGGACGTACCTTTAAATACACAGAAACCGGACCTGTTGGCTTATTGAATAAAGACGCCTACGTGTTTGTAGCAAGCGGTAGTTTTTTGGCCGAAACACCAATGGATCACCAAGTGCCCTACCTAAATACATTCTTAGGTTTTATTGGCATCACCGTAAAAGAAACCTTTATTGCTGGCGGCCAAGCATTGGGCGAACCAGGTGAAGAATCTTTCAACAATGCAAAAGCGCAAATCGCGGTTGCTGTTTAA
- a CDS encoding MBL fold metallo-hydrolase RNA specificity domain-containing protein yields the protein MLIDCGLFQGAETSGSGAVSNRLEIEFDLSAVQALVITHVHIDHVGRLPYLLAAGFKGPIYCSKPSAELLPLVIEDALKVGVTRNASIINACLHRLAGQLVPLEYLQWIDIPLSDDVKNSESKVQVRLSRAGHILGSAYVTLRVVNADICRPKGATHKKYHDVVFSGDLGAPHSPLLPAPKSPYRADQLVIESTYGDRNHENRSTRRKNLQHSLEHALSNSGTVLIPAFSIGRTQELLYELEHIIHQNKQKPVSKTRSGTSLNWEDIDIIIDSPLASRFTKVYQSLADYWDAEAKRRVSAGRHPLDFEQVTTIDDHATHLQTVSYLQRQTRPAIVIAASGMCAGGRIVNYLKALLGDERNDVLFVGYQASGTPGRDILRFHDKPNGYVMFDGERYPIKAKVKQISGYSAHAGQRDLLNFIKRMRVKPGKIHLVHGDDGAKQTLKRLIELAHPECEVVIP from the coding sequence GTGCTGATAGATTGCGGTTTATTCCAAGGTGCTGAGACATCAGGCTCTGGAGCGGTTTCCAATCGATTAGAAATCGAATTTGACTTGTCTGCTGTTCAAGCTTTGGTTATTACCCATGTTCATATCGATCACGTTGGGCGTTTACCTTATTTATTAGCCGCAGGATTTAAAGGGCCGATTTATTGCTCCAAGCCAAGCGCGGAATTGCTTCCTCTGGTTATCGAAGATGCACTAAAGGTAGGTGTTACTCGCAATGCCAGTATTATTAACGCTTGCTTGCATAGATTGGCAGGACAATTAGTACCTCTGGAGTATTTGCAATGGATAGATATTCCACTTTCTGATGACGTAAAGAACAGCGAATCCAAAGTTCAAGTACGCTTATCACGTGCAGGGCATATTTTAGGCTCGGCCTATGTGACGCTACGGGTGGTAAATGCTGATATTTGTCGGCCTAAAGGCGCGACCCACAAAAAATATCATGATGTAGTGTTTTCTGGCGATTTAGGCGCACCTCATTCGCCTTTATTACCCGCACCGAAATCGCCTTATCGGGCGGATCAATTAGTCATCGAAAGCACTTATGGCGATAGGAATCATGAAAACCGATCTACTCGACGCAAAAACCTCCAGCACAGCCTAGAACATGCGTTGAGTAATTCCGGCACAGTATTAATTCCTGCCTTTAGTATTGGCCGTACCCAGGAATTATTGTATGAACTGGAACACATTATTCATCAGAATAAGCAAAAGCCCGTCAGCAAGACACGCTCTGGTACTTCGTTAAACTGGGAAGACATAGACATCATTATTGATTCACCATTGGCAAGTCGCTTCACTAAGGTGTATCAGTCCTTAGCGGACTATTGGGATGCCGAGGCAAAACGGCGCGTGAGTGCGGGACGACATCCATTGGATTTCGAGCAAGTTACTACCATCGACGATCATGCCACTCACCTTCAGACAGTGTCGTATTTACAACGACAAACACGACCCGCCATTGTCATTGCGGCTTCTGGTATGTGTGCAGGCGGACGTATTGTAAATTACTTAAAGGCTTTGTTGGGTGATGAACGTAACGACGTATTGTTTGTTGGCTACCAAGCTTCCGGAACACCAGGGCGGGATATTTTGCGGTTTCATGATAAGCCCAATGGCTATGTTATGTTCGATGGCGAGCGTTATCCTATTAAAGCCAAGGTAAAGCAAATAAGCGGCTATTCTGCTCATGCAGGACAGCGGGATTTGTTGAATTTTATTAAACGTATGCGCGTGAAACCAGGGAAAATACATTTGGTACATGGTGATGATGGCGCAAAGCAAACATTGAAAAGGTTGATTGAATTGGCGCACCCGGAATGTGAGGTGGTGATTCCGTAG
- a CDS encoding MarR family EPS-associated transcriptional regulator codes for MLTDEYRYKILKELQQDPDISQRELAKRLDISLGKANFCLKALIEKGLVKAENFKSSTNKVGYLYLLTPRGIEEKVSITQSFLQRKLNEHEALEKEIKSLRVEIKNNKQQKQNLV; via the coding sequence ATGCTAACTGATGAATATCGTTACAAAATTTTAAAAGAATTACAGCAAGACCCAGACATTAGTCAGCGAGAGTTGGCGAAGCGTCTAGATATTAGTCTAGGAAAAGCCAATTTCTGTCTAAAGGCGCTAATAGAAAAAGGTTTGGTGAAAGCTGAAAACTTTAAAAGCAGCACCAATAAAGTTGGCTACTTATATTTGCTTACTCCAAGAGGGATTGAAGAAAAAGTGTCTATTACTCAGAGCTTTCTTCAAAGAAAATTGAACGAGCACGAAGCGCTTGAAAAAGAGATTAAGTCTCTTAGAGTGGAAATAAAAAATAACAAGCAGCAAAAACAGAATTTAGTTTAA